A genomic segment from Fibrobacter sp. encodes:
- the rpsC gene encoding 30S ribosomal protein S3 codes for MGHKTHPNGLRLGVIRGWESKWYAEDNFADLLYEDITLRRYLMKRFEHASLSKVGIERTVKKVNVNLFTARPGIVIGKKGEELERVKSELQFLTGKEIFISVHEIKRPETDAKLVAENIARQLEKRISFRRAMKRAIQSAMRLGVEGIKVQCGGRLGGAEIARVEKYAEGRVPLHTLRADIDYATSIAKTVYGAIGIKVWIMHGEKIGKDVMSDNKREK; via the coding sequence ATGGGTCACAAAACTCATCCTAATGGTCTTCGTCTTGGCGTTATCCGCGGTTGGGAATCCAAGTGGTATGCCGAAGACAACTTTGCCGATCTTCTTTATGAAGACATCACCCTCCGTCGCTACTTGATGAAGCGTTTTGAACATGCCTCCCTCTCCAAGGTCGGCATCGAACGTACCGTCAAGAAGGTGAACGTGAACCTCTTTACCGCCCGCCCGGGTATCGTCATCGGCAAGAAGGGCGAAGAACTCGAGCGCGTGAAGAGCGAACTCCAGTTCCTCACCGGTAAGGAAATTTTCATCAGCGTGCACGAAATCAAGCGCCCGGAAACGGATGCCAAGCTCGTCGCTGAGAACATCGCCCGCCAGCTCGAAAAGCGTATCTCCTTCCGTCGCGCCATGAAGCGCGCCATCCAGTCCGCCATGCGCCTGGGTGTGGAAGGTATCAAGGTGCAGTGCGGTGGCCGCCTCGGCGGTGCCGAAATTGCCCGCGTCGAAAAGTATGCCGAAGGCCGCGTGCCTCTGCACACTCTCCGCGCCGATATCGACTACGCGACATCGATTGCTAAGACCGTCTATGGTGCCATCGGTATCAAGGTGTGGATCATGCACGGTGAAAAGATTGGTAAGGACGTCATGTCCGACAACAAGAGAGAGAAGTAA
- the rpmC gene encoding 50S ribosomal protein L29, producing the protein MKARDLKNELRALDVAQLKEKLAQLNLDLFNYRMTAKLGNLEKPSMIQAARKEIARIKTILSEKAKA; encoded by the coding sequence ATGAAGGCTCGTGACTTGAAAAATGAACTGAGAGCTCTCGACGTGGCCCAGCTCAAGGAAAAGCTGGCTCAGTTGAATCTCGATTTGTTCAATTACCGCATGACTGCGAAGCTCGGTAATTTGGAAAAACCCTCTATGATTCAGGCCGCCCGTAAGGAAATCGCCCGAATCAAGACCATCCTCAGCGAAAAGGCCAAGGCATAA
- the rplP gene encoding 50S ribosomal protein L16, with protein sequence MLSPKRTLHRKQMKGRMKGVASRGNYMAFGEFGIQALEKCWLTARQIEAARIAMTRKIKRGGRVWIRVFPDKPITRHPAEARMGKGKGAVEFWVAVILPGRIIFEMGGVERELAMEALHVAAQKLPLKCKIIEESEI encoded by the coding sequence ATGCTGAGTCCTAAAAGAACATTACATCGTAAGCAGATGAAGGGCCGTATGAAGGGTGTCGCTTCTCGCGGCAACTACATGGCCTTCGGCGAATTCGGCATTCAGGCTCTTGAAAAGTGCTGGCTGACGGCTCGCCAAATCGAAGCTGCCCGTATCGCTATGACCCGTAAGATCAAGCGCGGCGGTCGCGTGTGGATCCGCGTGTTCCCCGACAAGCCGATTACCCGTCACCCTGCCGAAGCCCGTATGGGTAAGGGTAAGGGCGCTGTGGAATTCTGGGTCGCCGTGATTCTCCCGGGTCGCATCATTTTCGAAATGGGTGGTGTCGAACGTGAACTCGCCATGGAAGCTCTCCATGTCGCAGCTCAGAAGCTCCCCCTTAAGTGCAAAATCATCGAAGAATCGGAGATCTAA
- the rpsS gene encoding 30S ribosomal protein S19 produces the protein MSRSLKKGAFVDSHVLSKAQAMAGSDKKQPIKTWSRRSTIVPDMVGLTFSVYNGKQFLPVYVSENMVGHKLGEFAMTRTFRGHRKTETAGGKK, from the coding sequence ATGTCGAGATCCCTTAAGAAAGGTGCTTTCGTGGATTCCCACGTTCTAAGCAAGGCCCAGGCAATGGCTGGCTCCGACAAGAAGCAGCCGATCAAGACCTGGTCCCGTCGTTCCACAATCGTTCCGGATATGGTCGGACTTACCTTCTCCGTGTACAACGGAAAGCAGTTCCTCCCGGTCTATGTTTCTGAAAACATGGTCGGCCATAAGCTCGGCGAATTCGCTATGACCCGTACGTTCCGTGGCCACCGCAAGACGGAAACCGCTGGAGGTAAGAAATAA
- the rplV gene encoding 50S ribosomal protein L22 has product MQAVAKVKNVRYGVRKLRRVVDLVRGKRVDEAFAMLSILHTKTKGAPIVENALKSAVANFKQKSAAPVAAEELVIKTIAADGGTIMKRIHPRSQGRAFRIEKPLTHLTVVVADKEK; this is encoded by the coding sequence ATGCAAGCTGTTGCTAAAGTGAAAAACGTCCGTTACGGTGTGCGCAAGCTCCGCCGCGTTGTGGACCTGGTCCGTGGCAAGCGTGTTGACGAAGCATTCGCAATGCTCTCCATTCTCCACACTAAGACCAAGGGTGCCCCGATTGTCGAGAACGCCCTCAAGTCCGCTGTCGCAAACTTCAAGCAGAAGTCTGCCGCTCCGGTTGCCGCTGAAGAACTCGTGATCAAGACCATCGCCGCTGATGGTGGCACGATCATGAAGCGTATTCACCCGCGTTCCCAGGGCCGCGCTTTCCGTATCGAAAAGCCGCTCACCCACCTCACCGTCGTCGTCGCAGACAAGGAGAAATAA